A single region of the Triplophysa dalaica isolate WHDGS20190420 chromosome 15, ASM1584641v1, whole genome shotgun sequence genome encodes:
- the exo1 gene encoding exonuclease 1, translating to MGIQGLLQFIKDAGEPMNVKKYKGQTVAVDTYCWLHKGAFSCAEKLAKGEPTDQYVSYCMKFVEMLLSFGVKPILVFDGRNLPSKKEVEKARRERRQANLQKGKQLLREGKVSEARDCFTRCVNITPSMAHDVIKAARTRGVDCVVAPYEADAQLAFLNKLGIAQAVITEDSDLLAFGCKKVILKMDKQGNGLEIDQCHLGRCKSLGNIFTEEKFRYMCILSGCDYLPSLYGIGLGKACKLLRIANNPDILKVIKKIGQYLKMEITVPDEYIEGFTKANNTFLYQLVFDPLKRKVVPLNPYPDHIDPTSLSYAGTNVGDEKGLEMALGNMDINTMQRIDNFNPDSPQALPTKAARSSGWNSRRDNCGLLQKSIWSKKYEPGGTKPQSPTSPKRPPPTRGKEKIVSVQSLKLPKRESRVKRPREDSSVSVDDLLGQYSADVKRHRPETPPTSDSPISKEKGSVNTAELHRPRNRFATLLQWRNQSEEGTGEQGTRSRFFCRGESTVVETQEASIKQDSPHPAESTENSQSGDRLSLCEDPDTEEQQARDDQVKDELASPSHSDRPASLGLGVFSWSGKTGELNKATTHTASIATDRLASKSTPSGLSSLQQFQRKKGSFSWKGSGKRSLSSSPVEGTKDSETSPDSPPSQDSAYFSQSSIASTSVEEDINDREKERDSDCSNSPSSSPTDKSKPQNRTKVSGLSRKQPCGQGKGGKIETSAPARPSGLRKKPSVKKNTVNNENSPGLQATISGLWGAFSYKKDNPKICTSRKGEPMSPVRDNVMTEPAESDKGILNISE from the exons ATGGGCATTCAAGGCCTGTTGCAGTTTATCAAAGATGCTGGGGAGCCTATGAATGTGAAAAAGTATAAGGGGCAGACAGTAGCTGTGGACACATACTGCTGGCTCCATAAAGGAGCTTTTTCATGTGCTGAGAAACTTGCAAAAGGGGAACCAACGGATCA GTATGTGTCCTACTGTATGAAGTTTGTGGAAATGCTTCTTTCTTTTGGCGTTAAGCCCATCTTGGTGTTTGATGGGCGTAACCTGCCTTCTAAAAAAGAGGTGGAGAAAGCCAGACGAGA GCGTCGACAGGCGAATCTGCAGAAAGGCAAACAGCTGCTGCGGGAGGGGAAGGTATCAGAGGCCAGAGACTGTTTTACTCGCTGTGTTAATATCACTCCATCCATGGCACATGATGTCATCAAG GCTGCCAGGACGCGTGGAGTGGATTGTGTTGTTGCACCTTATGAAGCTGATGCCCAGTTAGCTTTCCTGAACAAATTAGGTATCGCTCAGGCAGTGATCACAGAGGACTCTGACCTGCTTGCATTTGGCTGCAAAAAG GTGATTTTAAAGATGGATAAACAGGGTAATGGTCTGGAGATCGACCAGTGTCATCTCGGCCGCTGCAAGTCGCTAGGCAACATCTTCACAGAGGAGAAGTTTCGTTACATGTGCATCCTTTCTGGCTGTGACTACCTGCCCTCCCTGTATGGCATTGGTCTGGGAAAGGCATGCAAGCTTCTCAGGATAGCCAATAATCCAGATATTTTGAAG GTGATAAAGAAGATCGGTCAGTACTTGAAGATGGAGATCACTGTGCCTGATGAGTATATTGAGGGTTTCACCAAAGCCAACAACACATTTCTGTACCAGCTTGTCTTTGACCCCTTGAAGAGGAAGGTGGTTCCGCTGAACCCTTACCCAGATCACATCGACCCCACCTCCCTTAGCTATGCAGGAAC TAATGTAGGAGATGAGAAAGGATTGGAAATGGCTCTTGGAAATATGGACATCAACACGATGCAAAGGATAGACAACTTCAACCCTGATTCACCCCAGGCTTTG CCCACTAAAGCTGCCCGTAGTAGTGGGTGGAACAGCAGACGTGACAACTGTGGCCTGTTGCAGAAGAGTATTTGGAGCAAGAAATATGAACCGGGCGGCACCAAGCCACAGAGTCCCACCAGTCCCAAAAGACCCCCACCTACTCGGGGCAAAGAGAAGATTGTCAGCGTACAGAGTCTAAAACTGCCGAAGAGGGAGTCACGGGTGAAAAGACCCCGTGAAG ACTCCAGTGTCTCTGTGGACGACCTGTTGGGGCAGTACTCAGCTGATGTAAAGAGGCACCGTCCTGAAACTCCACCCACCAGTGACTCACCCATCTCTAAGGAGAAGGGAAGTGTCAACACAGCTGAACTGCACAGGCCTCGAAACCGCTTTGCAACGCTGTTGCAGTGGAGGAACCAATCAGAGGAAGGCACTGGAGAACAGGGCACACGCAGCAG GTTCTTCTGTCGTGGTGAATCAACTGTCGTAGAGACACAAGAAGCCTCTATAAAACAAGATTCACCTCATCCTGCAGAGTCTACAGAGAACTCACAATCTGGTGACAGACTGTCCTTGTGTGAGGACCCCGACACTGAGGAACAACAGGCCAGAGATGATCAAGTCAAAGATGAGCTAGCAAGCCCCTCTCACTCTGACAGACCTGCCAGCCTGGGTCTGGGGGTCTTTAGCTGGTCAGGAAAAACCGGAGAACTCAATAAAGCTACTACTCATACAGCCTCGATCGCCACAGATAGACTTGCCTCAAAATCTACACCTTCCGGGTTGTCCAGCCTACAGCAGTTCCAACGAAAGAAGGGCAGCTTCTCCTGGAAAGGATCTGGGAAGCGTTCTCTTTCATCTTCTCCTGTAGAGGGCACTAAAGATTCAGAGACGTCCCCTGATTCGCCTCCATCTCAGGACAGTGCATATTTCTCTCAGTCCAGCATCGCCTCCACTAGTGTTGAGGAAGACATCAATGATAGG gAAAAGGAGAGAGATTCAGATTGTTCCAACAGCCCAAGCAGTTCTCCCACAGATAAGTCAAAACCTCAGAATCGAACAAAG GTTTCAGGCTTGTCCCGGAAGCAGCCTTGTGGGCAGGGTAAAGGCGGGAAAATTGAGACTTCTGCCCCTGCCAGGCCCAGCGGCCTGAGAAAGAAACCAAGCGTGAAGAAAAACACAGTCAACAACGAGAACAGCCCAGGCTTGCAAGCCACCATCAGCGGCCTCTGGGGGGCATTCAGTTACAAAAA GGACAATCCAAAAATATGCACATCCCGGAAAGGAGAGCCGATGTCTCCAGTCAGAGATAATGTGATGACGGAACCAGCTGAATCAGATAAAGGGATTTTAAACATCAGTGAATGA